From the Erythrolamprus reginae isolate rEryReg1 chromosome Z, rEryReg1.hap1, whole genome shotgun sequence genome, one window contains:
- the GP1BA gene encoding platelet glycoprotein Ib alpha chain yields MLQGLLAPLLLLAAVVSAMLPPEQCKSEMNKIRDLLEVSCVEAGLTSIPGELPNETGILLLASNRLVKVALASFQHMPQLTVLDLSNNSLKTLETGATLPKLEHLYLSHNGLESLTSIQGLPSLKCLALGHNQLSQVSEGAFQELGQLEDLELQGNRLHGLPGAAFEGLKKLNDLDLSDNRLEELPQKLLAMVPRLKILRLERNRLERVPDGFFSGEEYGYIYLVGNPWVCDCRLDYLRKWINENEIYVYTRVTVQKGGVDEEITEQEPHKVLCHAPAQEKGKAVMNFQASCRDLGDADHEVEDEGPADSWTTPSPTPPPSMAAAPLTLRMQVASRPSSPSPSTAVSSTGAALTTTGSTSALSSMTHSPTTTSPGPATTTTILTTTAAFVTSGATAGRSTATSNDPVTTPRPSSTHVPTQPNTHVPTMMATSSTPLALSPTALLTTPLPSTPLPTVAGHPPSSVALVPSTPTPTHVKSSPRISAPLPTREISPPPPPKPSAHCLCPALPVRVLGVAARKGFNVEWMSSSCCLLRLVLYIACLALLALPTLALLCWLAWLHLGWYRPALRGAPGSRLARLQQWQEGPHEEWQPRFAEAPQRTAGPHIYRVCKKFQVASSRHVTWLLVSLPGPAGKWAKMQARLSSYSLDRGKDTLGAVRVKYAAASL; encoded by the coding sequence ATGCTGCAGGGTCTGCtggcccccctcctcctcctggccgCTGTGGTGTCAGCCATGCTGCCCCCCGAGCAGTGCAAGTCTGAGATGAACAAGATCAGGGACCTCCTGGAAGTGAGCTGCGTGGAAGCAGGCCTGACCAGcatccctggtgagctgcccaaTGAGACAGGCATCCTGCTCCTCGCCTCCAACCGGCTGGTCAAGGTCGCCCTGGCCTCCTTCCAGCACATGCCACAGCTGACTGTGCTGGACTTGTCCAACAACAGCCTGAAAACCCTGGAGACCGGTGCCACACTGCCCAAACTCGAGCATCTGTATCTCTCCCATAACGGCCTGGAGAGCCTGACCTCTATCCAGGGGCTGCCCAGCCTGAAGTGCTTGGCTTTGGGGCACAACCAGCTCTCCCAGGTGTCCGAGGGGGCCTTCCAGGAGCTGGGGCAGCTGGAAGACCTGGAGTTGCAGGGCAACCGGCTGCATGGTCTGCCTGGCGCCGCCTTCGAAGGCCTGAAGAAACTGAATGACCTCGACCTGTCGGACAACCGCCTGGAGGAGCTGCCCCAAAAGCTGCTGGCCATGGTGCCCAGGCTGAAGATTCTGCGGCTGGAGAGGAACCGGCTGGAGCGCGTGCCTGACGGCTTCTTCTCGGGGGAAGAATATGGCTACATCTACCTGGTCGGGAACCCCTGGGTATGTGACTGCCGGCTGGATTACCTGCGCAAGTGGATCAACGAGAACGAGATCTATGTGTACACTCGCGTGACGGTGCAGAAGGGCGGCGTGGACGAGGAGATCACGGAGCAAGAGCCCCACAAAGTCCTCTGCCATGCGCCCGCCCAGGAGAAGGGCAAGGCTGTCATGAATTTCCAAGCTAGCTGCAGGGACCTCGGAGATGCCGATCATGAGGTGGAAGACGAGGGCCCTGCAGACAGCTGGACTACGCCCTCTCCAACCCCTCCCCCTTCAATGGCTGCTGCCCCCCTGACTCTACGGATGCAGGTAGCCTCCAGGCCCTCCTCACCCAGCCCAAGCACAGCCGTCAGCTCCACTGGCGCCGCTCTCACCACCACGGGAAGCACTTCAGCGCTCAGTTCTATGACACACTCCCCTACGACCACCAGCCCGGGTCCAGCCACCACTACCACCATCCTCACCACAACCGCAGCCTTTGTCACTTCCGGTGCCACTGCAGGCAGGTCAACTGCAACTTCTAATGACCCCGTGACAACCCCAAGACCCTCAAGCACCCATGTCCCAACCCAGCCAAACACCCATGTTCCTACCATGATGGCAACTTCTTCCACCCCACTTGCTCTCAGCCCCACTGCCTTGCTCACCACCCCACTTCCAAGCACCCCTCTGCCAACCGTAGCAGGGCATCCTCCAAGCTCCGTAGCCCTGGTCCCCTCCACCCCCACTCCCACCCATGTCAAAAGTTCACCCAGGATTTCTGCTCCCCTCCCCACCCGGGAAATTTCTCCCCCACCTCCCCCCAAGCCCTCTGCCCACTGtctctgccctgccctgcccgtcAGGGTTCTCGGAGTGGCTGCTCGTAAGGGGTTCAATGTAGAGTGGATGTCCAGTTCATGTTGCCTCCTGCGCCTGGTGCTCTACATCGCCTGCCTGGCGCTTCTGGCCCTGCCAACCCTGGCTCTACTCTGCTGGCTGGCCTGGCTCCATCTCGGCTGGTACCGCCCGGCTCTGCGAGGGGCTCCAGGGTCCCGCCTGGCCAGGCTCCAGCAGTGGCAGGAAGGCCCCCACGAAGAATGGCAGCCGAGGTTTGCAGAAGCCCCACAACGCACCGCCGGGCCCCACATCTACCGTGTCTGCAAGAAGTTCCAGGTGGCCTCCTCCCGCCACGTCACCTGGCTGCTGGTCAGCCTGCCCGGCCCGGCTGGAAAATGGGCGAAAATGCAGGCCAGGCTGTCGTCCTACAGCTTGGACAGAGGCAAGGACACTCTGGGGGCCGTGAGGGTGAAATACGCCGCAGCCTCTTTATAA